One window from the genome of Montipora foliosa isolate CH-2021 chromosome 5, ASM3666993v2, whole genome shotgun sequence encodes:
- the LOC138002294 gene encoding uncharacterized protein, with the protein MFKVIVNDTWLDVLADSGSSINLLDGKSFNKLKLRPTLEPTNAKIYQYKSDDTPPVLGKFKACVETTNTQTIEATFYVTKGTDGSILSWCTSEALELIKVARPLITPTSD; encoded by the coding sequence ATGTTCAAAGTCATAGTCAATGACACATGGCTAGACGTCCTTGCTGACTCTGGATCAAGTATCAACCTGTTAGATGGCAAGAGTTTTAACAAACTCAAGCTACGACCCACCTTGGAACCAACAAACGCGAAGATTTACCAGTACAAATCGGATGACACTCCACCAGTTCTCGGAAAATTCAAAGCATGCGTCGAAACCACCAACACCCAGACCATTGAAGCGACTTTCTATGTGACCAAAGGAACCGATGGGTCAATTCTCAGCTGGTGCACTTCCGAAGCCCTCGAGCTCATTAAAGTTGCTAGACCACTCATCACCCCAACCTCTGACTAA